A section of the Paenibacillus odorifer genome encodes:
- a CDS encoding polyprenyl synthetase family protein, with product MNRFENDLEGRSASESMRQPLEDYIASISDLLSQELETILPAAWTVPENLQQAMKYSLMAGGKRLRPLLVIAACESLGGSREAALPIAAAIEMVHTYSLIHDDLPAMDNDDYRRGKLTNHKVFGEASAILAGDALLTHAFYSVVQASRKFGIPADNVLSIVEDLAEMAGPRGMVGGQIADMEGEQGLTDLAQLKYIHLHKTGDLIIFSLLAGGRIAGATEKQLEALRDFGTSIGLAFQIQDDILDLVGDEGKLGKKTGSDIKQQKVTYPYFIGLEESRAEVKQLTEAAQNAVLNGGFYDNQRLLEIADYLMARDH from the coding sequence ATGAATCGCTTTGAGAATGATCTGGAGGGAAGGTCCGCAAGTGAAAGCATGCGGCAGCCGCTGGAGGATTACATCGCATCGATAAGTGATTTGCTCTCACAGGAGCTTGAGACTATTCTTCCCGCAGCATGGACGGTTCCGGAAAATTTACAGCAAGCGATGAAGTATTCGCTAATGGCAGGGGGCAAACGCCTCCGGCCGCTGCTTGTGATCGCTGCTTGTGAATCACTGGGAGGCAGCCGTGAAGCAGCCTTGCCTATTGCTGCTGCTATTGAGATGGTACATACCTACTCGTTGATTCATGATGATCTGCCTGCCATGGATAATGATGATTATCGGCGCGGCAAGCTGACGAATCATAAAGTCTTTGGTGAAGCGTCAGCTATTCTTGCGGGTGATGCGCTTTTGACCCATGCTTTTTACAGTGTGGTACAAGCCTCCCGTAAATTTGGCATCCCTGCTGATAATGTTTTATCCATAGTGGAGGATCTGGCGGAAATGGCGGGTCCACGCGGCATGGTCGGCGGTCAGATAGCAGATATGGAAGGCGAGCAAGGACTAACAGATCTTGCACAGCTGAAGTATATTCATCTGCATAAAACCGGAGATTTAATTATCTTTTCGTTGTTAGCCGGCGGACGTATCGCAGGGGCAACAGAGAAGCAGCTTGAAGCTCTGCGTGATTTTGGCACAAGCATCGGACTCGCTTTTCAAATTCAGGATGATATTCTTGATTTGGTTGGAGATGAAGGCAAGCTTGGTAAAAAAACAGGCAGCGATATCAAACAGCAGAAGGTAACCTACCCTTATTTTATTGGGTTAGAGGAATCTCGTGCTGAGGTGAAGCAGCTTACAGAAGCAGCTCAAAATGCTGTGCTGAATGGCGGTTTTTACGACAACCAGCGCCTGCTGGAAATTGCAGATTATTTAATGGCACGTGATCACTAA
- the xseB gene encoding exodeoxyribonuclease VII small subunit yields MTKEAELDFEGAMDRLEEIVRELEHGDVPLEKAIDLFQQGMKLSQLCGSKLEQVERKIEMITQEDGELRKKPFGARLEGDADESL; encoded by the coding sequence ATGACGAAGGAAGCGGAACTTGATTTTGAAGGCGCTATGGACCGACTGGAGGAAATCGTTCGTGAGCTTGAACACGGCGACGTTCCTCTGGAGAAGGCCATCGATTTATTTCAGCAGGGCATGAAGCTGTCGCAGCTTTGCGGCAGCAAGCTGGAACAAGTAGAGCGTAAGATCGAAATGATTACCCAAGAGGACGGAGAACTGCGCAAAAAGCCGTTTGGTGCACGTCTGGAAGGGGACGCCGATGAATCGCTTTGA
- the xseA gene encoding exodeoxyribonuclease VII large subunit, with translation MAAERQVYSIKELNRYIRMKLDSDNLLSDVWIRGEISNFTHHGSGHMYFTLKDESSRIKAIMFASHNQRLPFIPKEGARVIARGNVTVYERDGQYQFYATHMQPDGIGSLYLAYEQLKSKLEKEGLFAEARKRSLPRFPKCIGVITSPTGAAVRDIVITLQRRFPQVAIVIYPVLVQGKGAAPSIVKAIGALNAMGEADVLIVGRGGGSLEELWAFNEEEVARAISASRIPVISAVGHETDFTIADFAADLRAATPTAAAELAVPHAGELAAQLRQLQQRLRQALQQRAQRGRERHSVLQRSLALAGPRRTLIQHTQRLDMLRERLQRSADARLSRSRERKAVLHHSLQRFHPRDSVAAARQRTDSMRRELMGAMQARLQEKRSRYVAEIRHLDALSPLKVMSRGYSLVYDEAEEHLIKSLTEVQLGDLVVIKMNDGQLNCQVWGMKEDGKDDDEGSGT, from the coding sequence ATGGCGGCAGAGCGGCAGGTTTATTCGATAAAAGAACTCAACCGTTATATCCGCATGAAGCTAGACTCGGATAATTTACTTTCGGATGTGTGGATTCGCGGAGAGATTTCCAACTTTACACATCATGGCAGCGGGCATATGTATTTCACACTTAAGGACGAGAGCAGCCGCATTAAAGCGATTATGTTCGCTTCTCATAACCAGCGGCTGCCTTTTATTCCGAAAGAAGGCGCTCGGGTAATTGCCAGAGGTAATGTGACCGTTTATGAACGGGATGGGCAATACCAGTTCTATGCCACACATATGCAGCCTGATGGGATTGGCAGTTTATATCTGGCCTATGAGCAGCTGAAGAGCAAGCTTGAAAAAGAAGGCCTTTTTGCAGAAGCTCGCAAGCGTTCGTTGCCGCGGTTCCCGAAGTGTATTGGTGTGATTACATCCCCAACAGGAGCAGCTGTACGAGATATTGTGATTACGCTTCAGCGGCGGTTTCCGCAGGTAGCTATTGTAATCTATCCCGTACTGGTGCAAGGCAAAGGCGCTGCGCCTTCGATAGTGAAGGCGATTGGCGCGCTGAACGCCATGGGTGAAGCCGACGTGCTTATCGTCGGCCGCGGCGGCGGTTCGCTGGAGGAGCTGTGGGCGTTCAACGAGGAGGAAGTCGCACGAGCGATATCGGCATCAAGGATTCCGGTCATCTCGGCCGTCGGCCACGAGACCGATTTCACGATTGCCGATTTCGCCGCCGACCTCCGCGCGGCTACGCCCACAGCGGCCGCTGAGCTGGCCGTGCCTCATGCCGGCGAGCTAGCTGCGCAGCTTCGCCAGCTGCAGCAGCGGCTGCGCCAAGCGCTGCAACAACGCGCCCAGCGTGGACGCGAGCGCCACTCGGTGCTGCAGCGCTCGCTGGCGCTGGCAGGCCCGCGCCGGACGCTGATTCAGCACACGCAGCGGTTGGACATGCTGCGTGAGCGGCTCCAGCGCTCAGCGGATGCACGGCTCAGCCGTTCCCGCGAGCGTAAGGCGGTGCTGCATCACAGTCTGCAGCGGTTCCATCCGCGCGACAGTGTTGCCGCAGCACGTCAGCGCACGGACAGCATGCGCCGTGAGTTAATGGGCGCTATGCAGGCTCGTTTGCAGGAGAAGCGATCTCGCTATGTGGCAGAGATTCGTCACCTGGATGCGCTGAGCCCGCTAAAAGTAATGTCGCGCGGCTACAGCTTAGTGTATGACGAGGCGGAAGAACATTTAATCAAATCGCTGACCGAAGTGCAGCTTGGCGATCTTGTGGTGATAAAGATGAATGACGGACAGCTGAACTGCCAAGTATGGGGGATGAAGGAGGATGGCAAAGACGATGACGAAGGAAGCGGAACTTGA
- the folD gene encoding bifunctional methylenetetrahydrofolate dehydrogenase/methenyltetrahydrofolate cyclohydrolase FolD, which produces MTAAIISGKQVSEEIRISIAQEVAELAKRGVKPGLAVILVGEDPGSQVYVRNKEKSCISLGFHSEVHKLDESTSQEELLALVAELNGRDDIDGILVQLPLPKHIEEKAVIDAISVEKDVDGFHPVNVGNLVIGADSLLPCTPAGVIELIKRTGTGMAGKHAVVIGRSNIVGKPVSLLLQRENATVTMCHSRTANMQEISRQADILVVAIGRANFIDASYVKPGAVVIDVGMNRLDNGKLAGDVDYESAKEVAGYITPVPGGVGPMTITMLMSNTLIAAKRRHGLE; this is translated from the coding sequence ATGACAGCAGCAATCATCAGTGGTAAACAAGTATCCGAGGAAATTCGTATTAGCATTGCCCAAGAGGTTGCTGAACTGGCGAAACGCGGCGTAAAGCCCGGTTTGGCTGTTATTCTAGTAGGTGAAGACCCGGGATCTCAGGTTTATGTTCGCAATAAGGAGAAATCTTGTATCAGCTTAGGATTCCATTCGGAAGTGCATAAATTGGATGAATCCACTTCTCAAGAAGAACTTCTGGCACTGGTAGCAGAGCTAAACGGACGCGATGATATCGACGGAATTCTGGTTCAACTCCCATTGCCTAAGCATATCGAGGAGAAGGCTGTTATTGATGCAATCTCCGTGGAAAAGGATGTAGACGGCTTTCACCCTGTCAATGTAGGCAACCTGGTCATCGGTGCCGACAGTCTTCTTCCATGTACTCCTGCAGGAGTAATCGAACTGATCAAACGTACAGGAACAGGTATGGCAGGTAAACATGCCGTTGTAATTGGTCGTAGCAATATTGTAGGAAAGCCAGTTTCCCTCTTGTTGCAACGCGAAAATGCTACCGTAACTATGTGCCATTCCCGTACAGCTAATATGCAAGAGATTAGCCGTCAAGCGGATATTTTGGTTGTAGCGATCGGACGGGCTAATTTCATTGATGCTTCCTATGTGAAGCCGGGTGCTGTTGTCATCGATGTGGGCATGAACCGTCTGGATAACGGTAAACTCGCAGGTGACGTTGATTATGAAAGTGCAAAAGAAGTTGCCGGATACATCACGCCTGTTCCAGGCGGGGTTGGTCCGATGACTATTACAATGCTGATGAGCAACACGCTGATTGCGGCTAAACGCCGTCACGGCCTGGAATAG
- the nusB gene encoding transcription antitermination factor NusB, with amino-acid sequence MKRRIAREIIVQSLYQMEMNDVESAEAVEMLLEEASEENETERVITDEIQLKHYVVEHVNGVWEHKVAIDDILEHYLKGWQMSRLSRVDRQILRLAAYEMVFANDVPAKVAVNEAIDLAKHFGTDDSGKFVNGVLGKMIQEIDTIKADHS; translated from the coding sequence ATGAAAAGACGTATAGCTAGAGAGATTATTGTCCAAAGCCTGTATCAGATGGAAATGAACGATGTGGAAAGCGCGGAAGCCGTAGAAATGCTGCTCGAGGAAGCTTCAGAAGAGAATGAAACCGAACGTGTAATCACGGACGAGATTCAGCTTAAACACTATGTGGTAGAGCATGTGAATGGGGTATGGGAGCACAAGGTAGCGATCGACGATATACTTGAACATTACCTGAAGGGCTGGCAAATGAGCCGTCTGTCACGTGTGGATCGTCAGATTCTACGTTTAGCAGCGTATGAAATGGTGTTCGCTAATGATGTGCCTGCGAAGGTTGCGGTGAATGAAGCGATCGATTTGGCCAAGCATTTTGGAACGGATGATTCCGGGAAGTTTGTTAACGGAGTACTCGGCAAGATGATCCAAGAGATAGATACTATTAAAGCTGACCATTCTTAA
- a CDS encoding DUF2273 domain-containing protein: MSWKEVWESHGGRIAGVTFGIGLGLIYLICGFWDMLFFALVVFIGYTLGKRKDTAQAPLFQWQELVSRLSGRWRPFK; the protein is encoded by the coding sequence ATGTCTTGGAAAGAAGTATGGGAAAGTCACGGGGGTAGAATCGCCGGAGTGACTTTCGGCATTGGTCTGGGTTTGATTTATTTAATTTGCGGTTTTTGGGATATGCTGTTCTTTGCACTGGTAGTGTTCATCGGATATACGCTCGGCAAAAGAAAGGATACCGCGCAAGCGCCCCTGTTTCAATGGCAGGAGTTGGTTTCGCGATTATCCGGACGCTGGCGTCCCTTTAAGTGA
- the amaP gene encoding alkaline shock response membrane anchor protein AmaP translates to MAKILDRLLLFVYSLSIGILSVIAILLLSGAIPRTLEIENGPAAYITAIIVAVVLFLLSIRFFYISLRRDRASLPSVDQRTEYGDIQISMETIENLSLKAAGKVKGIRDLKSRIRVSQAGLEITIRAVVDGEHSLPLLTTEVQRQVHDFVQETTGIPVADVSVYIANLTQSPSFKSRVE, encoded by the coding sequence GTGGCAAAAATTTTGGACAGACTTTTGCTGTTTGTCTACAGCTTAAGTATCGGAATACTATCTGTTATTGCCATCCTCCTCTTAAGCGGTGCGATTCCTAGAACTTTGGAGATTGAGAATGGACCAGCAGCTTATATTACAGCAATAATAGTAGCAGTTGTCTTGTTCCTTCTGAGCATCCGATTTTTCTACATCTCTCTGCGCCGTGATCGCGCTTCATTGCCTTCGGTCGATCAGCGTACAGAGTATGGGGATATCCAGATTTCAATGGAAACTATTGAGAATCTGAGTCTTAAGGCTGCTGGTAAAGTGAAGGGAATCAGAGATCTCAAGTCACGTATTCGTGTCTCTCAGGCTGGCCTTGAAATTACAATTCGTGCAGTAGTGGACGGTGAGCATTCATTACCGCTGCTTACGACAGAAGTACAACGTCAGGTGCATGATTTCGTGCAGGAGACAACGGGCATTCCGGTTGCTGATGTGTCTGTATATATTGCTAACCTCACGCAGTCTCCAAGCTTCAAAAGTCGAGTGGAATAG
- a CDS encoding Asp23/Gls24 family envelope stress response protein gives MSTLPTEYERTEIGEIQIAPEVIEVIAGLATVEVKGVAGMSGGFAGGIVELLGRKNLSKGVKVEVGQREAAVDVSVIIEYGNRLPEVAAEIQRNVKRSIETMTGLTVVEVNVHIHDVQFKNNNTVDKNEEAETILRVK, from the coding sequence ATGAGTACATTGCCGACAGAATACGAACGGACGGAAATCGGTGAAATCCAGATTGCTCCTGAAGTAATCGAGGTTATTGCAGGTCTGGCGACCGTTGAGGTTAAAGGTGTAGCAGGTATGAGCGGCGGTTTCGCCGGTGGTATTGTTGAACTTCTTGGACGTAAGAATCTGTCCAAAGGAGTTAAAGTAGAGGTTGGACAACGTGAAGCTGCGGTGGATGTTTCTGTAATTATTGAATATGGCAATCGCCTTCCTGAAGTGGCTGCTGAAATTCAACGCAATGTTAAGCGCTCCATCGAGACTATGACTGGTCTGACTGTTGTGGAAGTGAATGTGCATATTCATGATGTGCAATTCAAGAACAACAACACTGTAGACAAGAACGAAGAAGCTGAAACGATTCTTCGTGTGAAATAG
- the accC gene encoding acetyl-CoA carboxylase biotin carboxylase subunit has product MNIQKVLIANRGEIAVRIIRACRELGISTVAVYSEPDRDSLHVRLADEAYCIGPMPAKDSYLNFTNIMSVATLTECDAIHPGYGFLAENADFAEICESCNIIFIGPSPDAINRMGDKAVAKETMKLAGVPIIPGSDGLVGDVEEAVMLGRDIGYPIIVKATAGGGGKGIRIAEDEESLVKQITAAQQEAQKAFGNAGVYLEKFLTGMKHVEIQIIADKHGNVVHLGERDCSVQRRRQKLIEEAPCSVLTPEIREAMGKAAVRAALAVNYSGAGTLEFLLGPDGQFYFMEMNTRIQVEHPVTEMVTGVDLIKEMISVAEGNPLSFTQEDIVINGWSIECRINAEDPERNFMPSPGKIGFYLPPGGLGVRVDSAAYPGYTISPFYDSMIAKLIVWAPTRQEAIAKMKRALAEFAVEGIHTTIPFHQKLLEHPVFLDGNFDIKFLEEYEI; this is encoded by the coding sequence ATGAACATTCAAAAAGTGTTGATTGCCAACCGCGGCGAAATCGCGGTCCGCATTATTAGGGCCTGCCGTGAACTGGGCATTTCCACCGTCGCGGTCTATTCGGAACCCGACCGGGATTCACTGCATGTCCGGTTGGCTGATGAAGCTTACTGCATCGGTCCGATGCCGGCCAAGGACAGCTATCTGAACTTTACAAATATTATGAGTGTAGCCACCTTAACGGAATGTGATGCCATCCATCCTGGCTATGGATTTTTAGCTGAAAATGCGGATTTTGCAGAGATTTGTGAATCTTGCAATATTATCTTCATAGGACCTTCTCCAGATGCCATAAACCGTATGGGTGACAAGGCTGTAGCGAAGGAAACCATGAAACTGGCTGGAGTTCCGATTATCCCGGGCTCAGATGGTCTTGTAGGCGATGTAGAGGAAGCTGTCATGCTGGGCCGCGATATTGGTTACCCAATCATCGTTAAGGCTACTGCAGGTGGCGGAGGTAAGGGAATACGGATTGCTGAGGACGAGGAATCTTTGGTGAAGCAGATCACTGCTGCACAACAGGAAGCACAAAAGGCGTTTGGTAACGCTGGTGTATATCTGGAGAAATTCCTAACAGGCATGAAGCATGTGGAGATTCAGATTATTGCAGATAAACATGGCAATGTAGTGCACTTAGGTGAACGGGACTGCTCCGTGCAGCGTCGTCGCCAAAAGCTGATTGAAGAGGCACCTTGTTCAGTGCTCACACCTGAAATTCGTGAAGCAATGGGTAAAGCAGCTGTTCGAGCAGCGCTTGCCGTGAATTATTCGGGAGCCGGAACACTTGAATTCCTGCTTGGACCGGATGGACAGTTTTACTTCATGGAGATGAATACTCGTATTCAGGTCGAACATCCAGTAACGGAAATGGTTACAGGTGTGGATTTGATTAAGGAAATGATTTCTGTAGCAGAAGGCAATCCGCTGTCATTCACTCAGGAAGATATCGTGATTAATGGCTGGTCGATTGAATGCCGTATAAATGCTGAAGATCCAGAGCGTAATTTCATGCCTTCACCAGGAAAAATCGGCTTTTATTTGCCACCCGGAGGCCTTGGCGTTCGTGTAGATAGTGCGGCGTACCCAGGATATACGATTTCCCCTTTCTATGATTCTATGATTGCAAAACTGATTGTATGGGCTCCTACACGTCAGGAAGCGATTGCGAAGATGAAGCGCGCCTTGGCTGAATTCGCCGTGGAAGGCATTCATACTACCATCCCTTTCCATCAGAAACTGTTGGAGCATCCTGTATTTTTGGATGGTAACTTTGACATTAAGTTTCTTGAAGAGTATGAAATTTAG
- the accB gene encoding acetyl-CoA carboxylase biotin carboxyl carrier protein, whose protein sequence is MFKLSEIKELIKLLDQTSSVHELEIESEGMKLAIRKPDRPEADGTAVQATPYAAYPFTPAPQPQSVPQVSYPVVGEVPPAQQPQAADEGKLHKIVSPMVGTFYSAASPETPSFVNIGDRVSEKSTVCIIEAMKLMNELEAEIKGEIVSVLAENGQLVEYGQPLFLVKPE, encoded by the coding sequence ATGTTCAAGTTGAGCGAAATTAAGGAATTGATTAAATTGCTGGACCAGACCTCCTCTGTACATGAGTTGGAGATCGAAAGCGAAGGAATGAAGCTTGCAATTCGCAAACCGGATCGCCCTGAAGCTGATGGAACAGCAGTACAGGCGACTCCTTATGCTGCCTATCCCTTTACGCCTGCCCCGCAGCCGCAGAGCGTACCGCAAGTATCCTATCCGGTAGTTGGTGAAGTTCCTCCAGCGCAGCAGCCACAAGCAGCTGATGAAGGCAAACTACATAAAATTGTGTCTCCAATGGTGGGGACCTTTTATAGTGCCGCTTCTCCGGAAACGCCTTCGTTTGTTAATATTGGAGACCGTGTAAGTGAAAAATCAACGGTTTGCATTATCGAGGCGATGAAACTGATGAACGAGCTGGAAGCGGAGATCAAAGGTGAAATCGTGTCTGTACTTGCTGAGAACGGTCAGCTTGTAGAATATGGTCAACCACTATTCTTGGTTAAACCGGAATAA
- a CDS encoding SpoIIIAH-like family protein, with product MNGKRQTIWLVSMLSLMVVLSAYYLFTEDSGASIPKDTAGTMQVDSLKDTAGAALPTVGDKGVVVNEVVSQGDVVADEGVVDSTTGAATTDDSATAAKTDDSAATAKTDDSTTTAKTDDSTTTAAKDDSSKAAANSSDSEKATTDTAAKDAAKTDTSAKDTAANTTTKTPAKNDKEILDEVASQSVSASSMFTNYLYEREQKNLKNQQDLLALINDMDKTPADNAVAQEQLLNLEEKESKITGIEEQLQQKYGEAIVKEEAGDSYKVVVLSDKLDVKQAVSIVDLVMKELSVSQDKISVQYVSEQ from the coding sequence ATGAACGGCAAAAGACAAACGATATGGTTGGTTTCTATGCTCAGCTTGATGGTGGTCCTCTCTGCATACTATTTATTCACTGAAGACTCAGGTGCTTCGATTCCAAAAGACACGGCTGGCACAATGCAGGTTGATTCCCTGAAAGACACAGCAGGTGCAGCGTTGCCAACGGTTGGTGACAAAGGTGTTGTTGTGAACGAAGTTGTTAGTCAAGGCGATGTTGTTGCTGATGAAGGCGTTGTAGATAGCACTACTGGCGCCGCTACTACGGACGACAGCGCTACTGCCGCCAAAACGGATGACAGTGCTGCTACCGCTAAAACGGATGATAGCACTACTACTGCTAAAACGGACGACAGTACAACTACAGCTGCTAAGGACGATAGCAGTAAAGCTGCCGCAAATAGCAGTGACTCAGAGAAGGCAACAACCGACACTGCTGCTAAAGATGCCGCGAAAACAGATACATCTGCTAAAGATACAGCCGCAAATACAACCACCAAGACTCCAGCCAAAAATGACAAAGAAATTCTCGATGAAGTAGCTTCTCAAAGTGTATCGGCGAGCAGCATGTTCACTAACTACCTTTATGAACGTGAGCAAAAGAATCTTAAGAACCAACAAGACTTGCTTGCTTTGATTAATGACATGGATAAAACACCTGCTGATAACGCAGTCGCTCAAGAACAACTTCTCAATCTTGAAGAAAAAGAATCCAAAATTACCGGTATCGAAGAACAGCTTCAACAAAAATATGGAGAAGCGATTGTAAAGGAAGAAGCTGGAGACAGCTACAAAGTAGTCGTTCTCAGCGACAAACTGGATGTAAAGCAAGCCGTTAGTATCGTGGATCTCGTAATGAAGGAACTGAGCGTGTCTCAAGATAAAATTAGTGTACAATACGTTTCCGAGCAATAA
- the spoIIIAG gene encoding stage III sporulation protein AG: MGNWLKKLEQWAGGGAGSPKRSHTFRWLIILGLLGAAIMLFNSFVNVKRIDNENTGREPPLNQSSQTALVQSDPTTTTNSFDSIELAMENRMKEILEKIVGVGTVDIMVTVESTEEIVVVRNMNDSQQLSEETDASGGKRHTTQYTRDGEIVTYSQSGDETPIVTKRIKPQVRGVLVVAKGAENKVVRGLVEQAIEKGLNVPIQRISVVPRKQE; the protein is encoded by the coding sequence GTGGGCAATTGGCTGAAAAAGCTTGAGCAGTGGGCTGGGGGTGGGGCCGGCAGTCCGAAGAGAAGCCATACCTTTCGCTGGCTGATCATTCTGGGTCTGCTGGGCGCAGCGATCATGCTATTCAATTCCTTCGTCAATGTGAAGAGGATTGATAACGAGAATACAGGGCGCGAGCCGCCGCTGAATCAGTCCTCACAAACGGCGTTGGTGCAGAGTGATCCAACCACAACAACCAATTCGTTCGACAGCATCGAACTAGCGATGGAGAACCGGATGAAGGAGATTTTGGAGAAAATCGTTGGCGTCGGTACGGTCGATATCATGGTTACAGTGGAGTCTACAGAAGAAATTGTCGTGGTGCGTAATATGAATGACTCCCAGCAGCTTAGTGAAGAGACGGATGCCAGTGGGGGGAAACGTCATACGACACAATATACGAGGGATGGCGAAATCGTAACCTACTCGCAATCAGGGGACGAAACACCCATTGTGACGAAGCGGATTAAACCTCAGGTACGCGGCGTACTGGTAGTTGCCAAAGGGGCAGAGAACAAGGTTGTTCGTGGACTCGTCGAGCAGGCTATAGAAAAAGGCTTGAACGTCCCGATCCAGCGCATTTCAGTAGTACCACGCAAACAAGAGTAG
- the spoIIIAF gene encoding stage III sporulation protein AF, translated as MSWLGDWLREIILVVLLASFVELLLPSKSMERYARLVLSLLILLTMLSPIVSLLKGDAISELSVAMGQQEKEGGLFTGGGKGDPSLEQILADGQKLAQGRQEQSLQLAAEEVAGQMKEQIISETGKRGVNVTVTLGMGKSGGTGNEDVPVISNVKVSMPQTSANSPGTSGASSTATTAPITITPVAPVEVKIGANPADNVESEATSSDEPNKAVNGTVAEDSASSSEMESIVKLLELKWDLDPKVIQVDGSVASNVKS; from the coding sequence ATGAGCTGGTTGGGCGATTGGCTGCGGGAGATCATCCTGGTTGTGCTGTTGGCGTCATTTGTTGAATTGCTGCTCCCAAGCAAATCCATGGAGCGTTATGCAAGATTGGTGCTAAGTCTCCTAATCCTGCTCACGATGCTCAGCCCTATCGTCTCTCTCCTGAAAGGTGATGCAATCTCCGAACTGAGTGTCGCTATGGGACAGCAAGAGAAAGAAGGCGGTTTGTTCACTGGCGGAGGGAAGGGAGACCCATCCTTGGAACAGATTCTGGCAGATGGGCAAAAGCTTGCACAAGGCCGTCAGGAACAGAGTCTGCAGCTCGCTGCCGAAGAGGTGGCGGGTCAGATGAAAGAGCAGATTATCAGCGAGACCGGCAAACGCGGGGTTAATGTCACCGTAACGCTGGGCATGGGGAAGTCTGGCGGCACCGGTAACGAAGACGTCCCTGTCATTTCTAATGTAAAGGTCTCTATGCCTCAGACATCGGCTAACTCCCCGGGTACTTCCGGAGCTTCCAGCACAGCGACTACAGCACCCATTACAATCACTCCTGTAGCACCTGTAGAAGTTAAAATTGGCGCTAATCCGGCAGATAACGTAGAGAGTGAAGCAACATCATCAGATGAACCTAATAAAGCAGTGAACGGAACTGTGGCGGAAGACAGCGCGTCCTCGAGTGAAATGGAGTCCATTGTAAAGCTGCTGGAACTGAAGTGGGATTTGGATCCCAAAGTCATTCAGGTGGATGGCAGCGTGGCTAGTAACGTCAAATCATGA